A stretch of the Haloplanus aerogenes genome encodes the following:
- a CDS encoding DUF7289 family protein, protein MRSRAPRLYRFVRDRTAQAEPIGVILVLALVIVSTTVVIAFGSTAINDVQSKSELDRAENGMTLLDSRLSTVALGDSESQRVDLPTTSGSYTVDQDAGTIRIVHRNYDGANDATLVPNTSLGAIIYRSDGESIAYQGGGVWRSYEGGSSQMVSPPEFHYRRGTLTFPLVRIQGSGGGAGQTTVSARSPGQGVPVYPDTETYPDGTDYSNPVENGTVEVIIQSEYAEAWGSYFETRTDGNVSHPSSNTVAVELISIGTLGDFQMPPETQGITVRGMDSGHSLQDFSFTIRPQDSEESSFSNLDWSLYAQQGQQQFEIHVEDGGDTTCGENVDLYLYYSDDGGDTHHGWYSDDYLTAECGEINGKPADGDEIWVDVDLTPPNGTASMNYEKVKNEMTHFKSGSKTLAGDANFDDHPSDSSHGPYPYSTGDPEDLTFLTRHYFAEVGPGFDLIVADGNNAGIGESGSSGYIYYDGSGKVVTYLHITKHNVTASVN, encoded by the coding sequence ATGCGGTCACGCGCCCCACGCCTGTACCGGTTCGTCCGCGACCGAACCGCACAGGCCGAACCGATCGGCGTGATCCTCGTCCTCGCACTGGTCATCGTCTCGACGACGGTCGTCATCGCGTTCGGATCGACCGCGATCAACGACGTACAGTCCAAATCCGAACTCGACCGGGCGGAGAACGGGATGACGCTTCTGGACTCCCGGCTGTCGACGGTCGCACTCGGGGACTCGGAGAGCCAGCGCGTCGACCTTCCCACGACGAGCGGTAGCTACACCGTCGATCAGGACGCCGGGACGATTCGGATCGTCCACCGGAACTACGACGGCGCCAACGACGCGACGCTCGTCCCGAACACGTCGCTCGGCGCGATCATCTACCGGAGCGACGGGGAGTCCATCGCCTACCAGGGCGGGGGCGTCTGGCGCTCGTACGAAGGTGGCTCGTCACAGATGGTGTCGCCGCCGGAGTTTCACTACCGGCGGGGGACGCTCACCTTCCCCCTCGTCCGCATCCAGGGCTCCGGTGGGGGCGCTGGACAGACAACGGTGAGCGCCCGATCACCTGGACAGGGCGTGCCGGTGTATCCGGACACGGAGACGTACCCCGACGGCACCGACTACTCGAATCCCGTCGAGAACGGGACGGTCGAAGTCATCATCCAGAGCGAGTACGCCGAAGCGTGGGGATCGTACTTCGAGACACGCACCGACGGCAACGTCTCGCACCCAAGTTCGAACACCGTCGCCGTCGAACTCATCAGTATCGGGACGCTTGGTGACTTCCAGATGCCGCCGGAGACGCAGGGCATCACCGTCCGCGGCATGGACAGCGGCCACTCGCTCCAAGATTTCTCCTTTACCATTCGTCCGCAGGACAGCGAGGAGTCCTCCTTCTCGAATCTCGACTGGTCGCTGTACGCCCAGCAAGGACAGCAACAGTTCGAGATTCACGTCGAAGACGGCGGCGATACCACCTGCGGCGAAAACGTCGATCTGTACCTCTACTACAGCGACGACGGGGGCGACACCCATCACGGGTGGTACAGCGACGACTACCTCACTGCCGAGTGTGGCGAGATTAACGGCAAACCCGCAGACGGCGACGAAATCTGGGTCGACGTGGACCTCACCCCGCCCAACGGCACGGCCAGCATGAACTACGAGAAGGTGAAAAACGAGATGACGCACTTCAAGTCGGGGTCGAAGACGCTCGCGGGCGACGCGAACTTCGACGACCACCCGTCGGATTCGAGCCACGGCCCCTACCCCTACAGCACGGGCGACCCGGAGGATCTGACGTTCCTTACCCGGCACTACTTCGCGGAGGTGGGCCCCGGGTTCGACCTCATCGTCGCCGACGGCAACAACGCGGGCATCGGCGAATCCGGCTCCTCGGGCTACATCTACTACGATGGGAGCGGGAAGGTCGTCACCTATCTCCACATCACGAAACACAACGTGACGGCCAGCGTCAACTGA